The Canis lupus familiaris isolate Mischka breed German Shepherd chromosome 19, alternate assembly UU_Cfam_GSD_1.0, whole genome shotgun sequence genome contains a region encoding:
- the NDUFC1 gene encoding NADH dehydrogenase [ubiquinone] 1 subunit C1, mitochondrial: MAPPVLCRPASRLLAPARLLAPARLPSAPRARWKFYVREPPRDRPDWPKVGLTLGTAVALWIHLIKKHNEDVLEYKRRNGLE, from the exons ATGGCGCCGCCCGTGCTGTGCCGCCCGGCCTCCCGGCTCCTGGCTCCGGCCCGGCTCCTGGCTCCGGCCCGGCTCCCGAGCGCCC CTCGGGCGCGGTGGAAGTTCTACGTTCGGGAGCCGCCGCGGGACCGCCCGGACTGGCCGAAGGTCGGGCTGACCTTGGGCACCGCCGTCGCCCTGTGGATCCAC CTAATCAAAAAACATAATGAAGATGTTTTAgagtataaaagaagaaatgggttGGAATAA